CGCAGCCGCCAATCAGGGCGACTACTGGCGATCCGTGGATCGCATGAGCAACGGCGACGGTTACGAATGGTTCACCGGCGTGCGCCTGTCCTATCCCCTGGGCAACCGCGCCGCGGAGGCCCGTTACCGCCGCGCCGATTATGAAAAACGCCAAGCCGTCCTCGGCCTCAAGGATCTGGAAAACACCATGGAGAGCGAGATCCACAATGCCCAGACCTCCGTGGCGCGCAGTTTCGAGCGCGTGCAGGTGGCCGAGCGTTTCCAGCAACTCGCCGACATGACCCTGGAGCAGGAAATGGAACGGCTGCGCGAAGGGCTCTCGGACAGCTTCCGCATTCTCGATTTCCAGGACAACGTCATCGAGGCGCGCGTGCGCAAAACCAACGCCCTGGTCGACTTTCATCAGGGGCTGGCCAGCCTCTACCGCGCCATGGGCGTCAACCTCGAACAGCACGGCATCGTCCATGACCCGGCCCTGAAGGAGAGCTTTCATGTTCAGAACTAGCCCGCCGGCCGCGAGGCTTTGGGTATGTTTCGCCCTGCTGCTGACCTTGAGCGGCTGCGGCGACAAACAGGCCGAGGAGGCCCGCCGCGAACCGCCCCCGGTGCCGGTGATTCTCGGCGAGGCCAGCACCCGCCGGGTGGAACTGACCCTGGAGCAGGTCGGCACCCTGACCGCGAGCCAGGACGTCAACCTGCGCGCCGAAAGCGAGGGCCGGGTGGTCGCCATCCGTTTTCGCGAAGGCCTGCCCGTGCAGCGCGGCGAGGTGCTGATACAGCTCGACGCGGAACAGATCGAGGCCTCCATTCTCGGCCTCGAAGCGCGGCTGGTCGAGCTCAACGCGCGCCTGGAGAACCAGCAGCGTACCCTTGAGCGCAACCGCCCCTTGCTGGAGCGCAACCTCATTTCGCGGCTGCAATTCGACAATCTTGAAACGGACATCCTCCAGACCCGCGCGCAGATCGAGGCCGTCCGCGCCGGCCTCGCCCAGGAGCAGGTGCGTCTCGCCGCCACCCGCATCCGCGCTCCCTTCGCCGGCGTGGTGGGCGCGCGCACCCTGGCGGTGGGCGATTACCTGCGGGTCGGCGACCCGGTGGTGAGCATCGTCGACCTCGATCCCCTGGAGATCACCTTTCAGGTGCCCGAAGGCCTCAAACCCAAAATTTTCCTCGATCAACAGGTCAGCCTGCGCGTGGCGCCCTATCCCGAGCGGATCTTCTCGGGCGCGATCAGCTTCATCGCGCCGCGCGTCGACATCGACACCCGCACCTTCCAGGTCAAGGCCCAGGTGGACAATCGCCAAGGCCTGCTCAGCCCCGGCATGTTCGCGCGGGTCGAAGTCATCACCGACATCTTCGAGCAGGCCCTCACCGTGCCCTGGGAGAGCGTCATCCGCACCGAGGACGACACCTACGTCTACACGGTGGAAGACGGAAACCTTGCGCGCAGGGTCTCCGTCAAGCTCGGCCGTATCACCGCCCAATGGGCCCAGGTGCTCGAGGGCGAGCTCGCGCCCGGTGCGCCGGTGATTCTCGAAGGCAAGTTCGCCGCCCGCGACGGCATGAAAGTCGCCCCGCGGAAAGCTGAACCGCGCCCCTAAAAGGAATTCCCCCATGTTTTTGTCCGATATGTCCATCCGCCGGCCGGTGACGGCGACCATGCTGGTCGCCTCCCTGGTGATTTTCGGCCTCATCGGCTTCTCACGCCTCGGCGTGTCTTTGTTTCCCGATGTCGACTATCCCATGGTCACCGTGACCACCACCTGGGACAACGCGCGCCCCGAGGAAATCGACAACGAGATCACCGACCAGCTCGAGGATGCCATCGCCGGGGTGAGCGGCATCAAGCACATCATCTCGCAGAGCATGGAAGGACGCTCGCGCATCACCATCGAGTTCGAGCTGCACAAGGATCTCGACATCGCCGCCCAGGAGGTGCGCGACAAGGTGTCGGCGCGCCTGCGCCGCCTGCCGAGCGAGGCCGACGTGCCGGTGGTCGACAAACTCGACATCAACGCCCAGCCCATCATGTGGCTGGCGGTCACCGGGCAGCGCGCCATCGAGGATCTGACGCGCCTCGCCGACGAGCAGGTGCGCCCGATCCTGCAAAAGATCGACGGCGTGGGCGAGGTGCGCCTGGGCGGCGCGCGGGAAAAACAGGTGCACATCCGCCTGATGCGCGAGCGGCTGGCGGCCTATCGCATCGGCGTCGACGAAGTGATCAACGCCATCCGCCAGCAGCACGTGGAAATCCCCGGCGGCAAGATCGAATCGGCGGAGAAGGAATTTCTCATCCGCACCGTGGGCGAATTTGAAACCGCCGAGGCCTTCAACGACCTCATCGTCGCCTACCGCGACGGCACCCCCATCCGCCTGTCGCGCCTGGGCTACGCCGAAGCGGGGCGCACCGAGGAGCGGCCGGCGGGTCGCTTCACCAACCGCGACGGCGTGGAGCGAACCGCGGCCCTGGGCGTCACGCCGCGCTCGGGCGCCAACGAGGTGGCCATCGCCCGGCAGGTGCGCGCCCTGCTGCCCGACATTCGCGCGGGGCTGCCCGAAGGCATGGCCATTCACGTGGCCACCGACACCACGCGCTTCATCGAGCAGTCCATCGACGAGATCAAATTCCAACTGGTGCTCGGCGGGCTGGCGGCGGCGCTGGTCATCCTGCTGTTTCTGCAGAACATCCGCACCACCCTCATCAGCGCCGTGGCCATCCCCAGCTCCATCATCGCCACCTTCGGCTGCATGTACGCCATGGGCTTCACCATGAACAACATGAGCATGCTCGCCCTGGTGCTGGCGGTGGGTCTGGTCATCGACGACGCCATCGTCATGGTGGAGAACATATTTCGCCACCGCACGGCGCTGAACAAGGGGCCCATGCTCGCCGCCTTCGAGGGTTCGCGCGAAATCGGCTTCGCCATCATCTCCACCACCCTGGCCATGGCCGGGGTGTTTCTGCCCGTGGCCTTCATGGGCGGCATGATCGGCCGCTTCTTCTTCGAGTTCGCCGTCACCGTGGCCTTTGCCATCGCCTGCTCGACCTTCGTCGCCCTGACCGTGGTGCCCATGCTCTGCTCGCGCTTTCTCAAACGCGGCTCGCCCAATCTGCAGGTGTTTCGCGTCTTTGACCGGGGCATGGCCTGGCTGTCAGATTTCTACCGGCGCTGGATGCACCGCTTTCTCGCCCACCGCGTGCTGGTGCTGCTGCTGGCAGGCGCGGCGCTGGTGGCGGGCGGCTGGCTCTACCAGATCCTCGGCAAGGAATTCATCACCGAGGAGGATCAGAGCCGTTTCGTGGTACGCCTGCAGACGCCCTTGAGCTATGCCGTCGACAAAACCGACGAGGTGCTGCGGCGCGTCGAGGAGGAACTGCGGCAAATCCCCGAGGTCAGCCATTTCTTCAGCTTCACCGGCTGGGGCGGCGCCAACCGCGCGAGCGCTTTCGTCACCCTGGTGCCCAAGAGCGAACGCGCGCGCAGCCAGCGCGAGATCCAGACCGAGGTGCGCCAGATTCTGCGGCGCATGCCCGACGTGCGCGGCAGCGCCACGCCCATTTCGCCCCTGGGCGGCGGCCAGCGCAACGAGGATATCCAGTTCGTCATCCAGGGACCGGATCTTGCCGAGATCGACCGCATTTCCCTTGCGGTGATGAACCGCCTGGAGGAAACCCCGGGCTAC
This window of the Geoalkalibacter sp. genome carries:
- a CDS encoding efflux RND transporter periplasmic adaptor subunit produces the protein MFRTSPPAARLWVCFALLLTLSGCGDKQAEEARREPPPVPVILGEASTRRVELTLEQVGTLTASQDVNLRAESEGRVVAIRFREGLPVQRGEVLIQLDAEQIEASILGLEARLVELNARLENQQRTLERNRPLLERNLISRLQFDNLETDILQTRAQIEAVRAGLAQEQVRLAATRIRAPFAGVVGARTLAVGDYLRVGDPVVSIVDLDPLEITFQVPEGLKPKIFLDQQVSLRVAPYPERIFSGAISFIAPRVDIDTRTFQVKAQVDNRQGLLSPGMFARVEVITDIFEQALTVPWESVIRTEDDTYVYTVEDGNLARRVSVKLGRITAQWAQVLEGELAPGAPVILEGKFAARDGMKVAPRKAEPRP
- a CDS encoding efflux RND transporter permease subunit; translation: MFLSDMSIRRPVTATMLVASLVIFGLIGFSRLGVSLFPDVDYPMVTVTTTWDNARPEEIDNEITDQLEDAIAGVSGIKHIISQSMEGRSRITIEFELHKDLDIAAQEVRDKVSARLRRLPSEADVPVVDKLDINAQPIMWLAVTGQRAIEDLTRLADEQVRPILQKIDGVGEVRLGGAREKQVHIRLMRERLAAYRIGVDEVINAIRQQHVEIPGGKIESAEKEFLIRTVGEFETAEAFNDLIVAYRDGTPIRLSRLGYAEAGRTEERPAGRFTNRDGVERTAALGVTPRSGANEVAIARQVRALLPDIRAGLPEGMAIHVATDTTRFIEQSIDEIKFQLVLGGLAAALVILLFLQNIRTTLISAVAIPSSIIATFGCMYAMGFTMNNMSMLALVLAVGLVIDDAIVMVENIFRHRTALNKGPMLAAFEGSREIGFAIISTTLAMAGVFLPVAFMGGMIGRFFFEFAVTVAFAIACSTFVALTVVPMLCSRFLKRGSPNLQVFRVFDRGMAWLSDFYRRWMHRFLAHRVLVLLLAGAALVAGGWLYQILGKEFITEEDQSRFVVRLQTPLSYAVDKTDEVLRRVEEELRQIPEVSHFFSFTGWGGANRASAFVTLVPKSERARSQREIQTEVRQILRRMPDVRGSATPISPLGGGQRNEDIQFVIQGPDLAEIDRISLAVMNRLEETPGYSGITRDLEIGKPEVRVRIDREKAADAGINVREIATAVGALLGGIEVATFREGGRSYDVRLRLQAEQRLLPTDIKRIYLRGGDGELRDISNFASIEEGVGPSVINRLDRQRSATVYANLEGGNLLGDAMPEVQRLAAEFLPEGYTTKFTGSAETFQETDQYVIFAFLLATLLTYMVLAAQFESFSQPFAIMMGLPMAFLGAFGLLWLLGNTFNLFSMIGLVLLIGLVTKNGILLIDYTNQLRAKGLTLNEALVEAGATRLRPILMTAISTIAGVLPVAIGFGEGSESRQPMAVAISGGLLSSTFLTLAVLPVMYSYLDQMGRWRTVERFKNWILAREE